One part of the Vicia villosa cultivar HV-30 ecotype Madison, WI linkage group LG6, Vvil1.0, whole genome shotgun sequence genome encodes these proteins:
- the LOC131613268 gene encoding uncharacterized protein LOC131613268, whose amino-acid sequence MGMESNEVEGWKKARNHNRGKRHEKSGSIEKGGRREEGKSTTTTFFVTKFDDKWEARDLYHEFKELGDIDEVFIPNKKTRWGKKYGFARFFNVGDERVLEMKLDNLFLDGRKIFANLPKFGRRPIYPSIYRSKPRDAQEVYLSVQANTKVKNPSGIKGVKKGVSFAEVLKGETSTKVLEFTPDNDILNSLSKAYVGEVGDPASTLNMQAQFYAEGFFSIKCTSIGANLCLLEDENEGVLKEMVEGGSAWLGQWFKEVRAWSPREVDKERVAWVRVFGVPCQAWTYSFFNLISQNLGILLKEDEETKNRKRMDVARILIRTKTLSLINEEFKVRIGEDLYNIFMANDVKREEEVRNRNNIHYAYDRNVESSSESSVNESEKDVGDMILNMSRR is encoded by the coding sequence ATGGGCATGGAAAGCAACGAAGTTGAGGGATGGAAGAAGGCAAGGAACCACAATCGTGGTAAACGACATGAGAAGTCAGGGAGCATAGAGAAAGGAGGAAGAAGGGAAGAGGGGAAGTCGACTACAACAACATTCTTCGTTACTAAGTTTGATGATAAATGGGAGGCCAGGGATTTATATCATGAATTTAAGGAGCTAGGTGATATTGATGAGGTGTTCATACCAAACAAGAAGACTAGATGGGGGAAGAAGTACGGGTTCGCTAGGTTCTTTAATGTAGGGGATGAAAGGGTGCTGGAGATGAAACTTGATAACTTATTCCTAGATGGAAGGAAGATCTTTGCCAATCTACCTAAGTTTGGACGTAGGCCTATTTACCCCTCCATCTATCGATCCAAGCCCCGTGATGCTCAGGAGGTCTATCTTTCTGTTCAAGCAAACACTAAAGTAAAGAATCCCAGTGGCATTAAGGGAGTCAAGAAAGGAGTTTCTTTTGCGGAGGTCTTGAAGGGTGAAACTTCCACCAAAGTTTTGGAGTTTACCCCTGATAACGACATTTTGAACAGCTTATCGAAGGCGTACGTGGGGGAGGTTGGTGATCCGGCTTCAACGTTAAACATGCAAGCTCAGTTCTACGCCGAAGGATTTTTTTCGATAAAATGCACATCTATCGGGGCAAACCTGTGTTTACTTGAGGATGAAAATGAAGGGGTTTTAAAGGAAATGGTGGAAGGTGGAAGTGCTTGGCTTGGGCAGTGGTTCAAGGAGGTTAGAGCTTGGAGTCCAAGAGAGGTTGACAAGGAAAGAGTGGCGTGGGTGAGGGTCTTCGGTGTTCCGTGTCAGGCATGGACCTATAGTTTTTTTAACCTTATCTCTCAGAACTTAGGAATTCTTTTGAAAGAGGACGAAGAAACCAAGAACAGAAAAAGAATGGATGTGGCCAGGATTCTTATTCGTACCAAAACACTTTCGTTGATCAATGAAGAGTTCAAGGTTAGGATTGGTGAAGACCTCTACAACATCTTTATGGCAAACGATGTTAAGAGAGAGGAGGAGGTTCGTAACAGAAATAATATCCACTATGCTTATGACAGGAATGTTGAATCTTCATCTGAGTCTTCGGTCAATGAATCTGAAAAAGATGTTGGAGATATGATTCTGAATATGTCCCGGAGATAG